The DNA region AAAAATCGTAACTTACGTCTAATTCATCATCAATCAGCCCAGAGATGGGTATCATCAAAAAAATCGGACATCATGGTACAGCAATTTTTTATCCTCTGCTCAGGGGCGGACACCGCCATCCTAAAAACCTGTTCACAAGGTGAACAGAACAAATATGCCGGCATTGGCGCAACCGTTTTCTTTACGGCACTCATGGCTTTTATTGCCAGTAGCTATGCTCTTTATACTGTTTTTGACAATGCGTATACCGCCATTTTCTTCGGACTCATTTGGGGACTGTTGATTTTTAACCTAGATCGCTTTATTGTTTCCACCATTAAAAAACGAGACAAATTTGGCAATGAACTGTTACAGGCGCTACCCCGTCTGATATTAGCAGTTATCATTGCCGTGGTCATTTCAAAACCCTTGGAAATGAAAATTTTTGAAAAGGAAATTAACCAAGTTTTACTAGAGCAAAAGAATAAAATGACGTTGGCCAACAAAAACCAATTAGCCTTGCAATACACTCCGGCTATTGAAAAGTTAAATACGGATATTACCTCCTTAAAAAATGAAATTACCGCCAAACAAGCCGAAACAGATGCCCTTTACAGCACATATATTACCGAAGCGGAAGGCACTTCAGGTACTTTTAAACTAGGAAAAGGACCTGTTTATGAAGAAAAACGCCAAAAACATGATGCTGCACTGGCTGAGCTCAATACACTAAAGGAAACCAATGCCCAGAAAATCTCCGAAATTGAAAGTCAGATTTTGGATTTAAATACGGAATATACGGATGTGGTCAAAGATTCCCAACCTGTAATAGACGGCTTTGATGGACTCATGGCACGTATCAATGCGTTGAACGAGCTGCCTTGGTGGCCCTCTTTTTTCATCTTTCTACTCTTCTTAGCTATTGAGACTTCGCCAATTATTGCCAAGCTTCTCTCCCCAAAAGGCACTTACGATGTAAAACTGGAAGAAGAGGAAAGTATGGTCAACACTTGGGCTTTGCAAAAAATACAACAGCGAGAACAGCTACTGCTTGCCGATACGTCATTGAACGAAAAAATCTACAATGAAATTAAGCGAGAAGAAGAGGTGTACGCCTACAAAAAGAAAAAAGCGGAAGAATTATTAAAGTTACAAGCAGATGCATTTCGCGATTTGCAAGTCAAGCAACTATAACCAACCTAATCTACAACAATAAGTTCTAGAAAGACATTTATTTTTTTCAAGACCTGCTTAAAATCCTCATCATAAGAGGCATCACCTGCGTGTAGTCGTTCTTTATGTTCTTCGGCAAAAATGAAGGTTTTTTCCATGCCCAAAACACTGATTTTGTATTTTAATTTGTGAACGATTTCAGCTGCGGCCCTAGGCTCGTCTAACTTTATATGGTAAAGGTATTTACCCAAATCCCATGAGAATTCAGATTTTAAAAGGGTAACAAATTTACGTTCAAATTCAAGGTCGCGAGCCCCTACTAGGTTTTCTACGTAGTTTAAACTCGGTCTTTCTCCTTTATAGCCCTCAAAATCTTCCATCAATCTACCTCTGTATAAGCTTTATTGTTATTCTCTATCGACTTAATAAAGGTAAGAATTCTACTACCTTTATTTTATTGTTTGTTGTGAAACCGTCAAAAAAATACGTTACCACATGAAAAAAAGATGTTTGTCCGTAAAATAAGATTTAAAAAATGTGATTAAAGTACTAAATCACAATTGGTATACAGGTATGTTTTTTAGACCTCTATCCTATAGACCATCTAAGTTATCTCTATTCACTTTACGTTCATCCTCAAAATTCACCTAGTTGCCCCAAATACGCTCCCAAAGCGCAGCTAACAACTTCTTAGCGTCCCTGCTATACTTTGGCATTTCACGAACTGAAAGTCCGTTTTCCGTGGGTTGCAATTCGTAAGAAAAAGTAAATCGTGTTTCGTTCGGGTCCATACTTATCAACCCAAAGCGAAGGTCATTAAAATAGAGTTTGCCCTCTTTCTGGGTAATGGTATACCAACCTTCGGTTATGTCAATAAGCCGTTGAATTTTTTTATCGGATTTTAAATCGCCTAAAAGCTGGTGATTTTTAGGATAGGAAGTATACTCAATTTCTTTGGTGTCGTAAAACGAATAATTGCCAATGAGATAGGCTTTCTCTGTATCTACATTGGCCGTCCATAAAACTGAATTAAACGGTGTGGATCTAGTATCTATATTTTCATGCGCTATGCCATGTTTTTCCAAACTAGCCGAAAATTCTTGAAAAGCAAACCATTTTAAAATCAAGGTTGTAGCCAAATACGCCGTACTCACCGTTAACCCTAGCCGATTGTACCTTTTTCGTTTTGGCGATGTTCTTTTTTGGCACATGGCCATGATCAAGAATATCAGAAAAGGCAGGGTATATAAAGGGTCTATGACAAAAATACTTTGAAACGCTAACCGGGTTTTAAAAGGCCAGAAAAGCTGTGTTCCCCAAGTGGTAAAAGCATCCAAAATGGGGTGTGTGAACATACCCCAAAACATCAATAGCGACCAATCTTTGAACGTGGCCTCACTCTTCCGCTCAATTTTAGAAATAAGCCAACCAAATAGAGGGGCAAAGAGAATAGAAAAGAAAATAGAATGACTAAACCCACGATGCATCTCTGTAGCGGTAACCGTATCAAAAAAGTAACGCGCCACAATATCTAAATCAGGAATGGTACCGGCTATCGCCCCATAAAGCGCAGCTTTATTACCAACTTTCTTTCCTAAGACGGCTTCGCCGACTGCGGCACCTAAAACGATTTGGGTTAGAGAATCCATTGTTGGTTGTTGGTTGTTGGTTGTTGGTTGTTGGTTGTTGGTTAAGAAAAAATTATTCTACGATTTCCATTTTTTTCAACAAGAAGGACGCATTCATATTTTGGCAAATTCCGTCTTTGAACTTATAATCAAAATGGAGCTCGTTATTAATTATTTCAGCATCAAAATAATGGTTCTCCACCTGTGGTAACGTATCCGCCACCTCACAAAGGCTTAAATCGTGGGTAGCGATAATTCCCGTAGATCTAGAAGCAACTAAACGCTCAACAAACTTACGGCTTCCTTCCGCCTTGTCAGTACTATTGGTTCCTTTTAGAATTTCATCTAAAACAATGAAATAACGATCGTTCTGAATTTCATCAACAATGAATTTTAATCGTTTGAGCTCCGAAAAGAAATACGACTCATCATCCGTTAACGAATCTGTCGTTCGCATACTGGTAATCAACTTTATTGGCGAATAATCTACTTGTTTCGCGCATAGCGGAAGTCCAACATTCGCCATTACTATCTGTAATGAAACCGTACGTAAAAAGGTACTCTTACCTGCCATGTTGGCTCCGGTAACGATAAAGAACTGTTCGCGGTCAATTTCAAAATCGTTCAAAACACTCTTCTCAGGATTCAGCAAAGGATGTCCAGCTCCAGTAGATTTGAGAATCACAGCATCCGAATTGATATATGGAAAAGTATATTCGGGATGATTGAAAGCAAAATTACCTAAGCTATTATATGCATCGAAAAAAGCGATGGTATCAAACCATTTTTTTACGAAATCACCATGTTTGGCAATCCATTTTTCAATCTCATAGCAGTGTGTTAGGGTGCGTAAAAAGAAACCATTCCCCAGAAAAAGGTAAATAATATTGTTGTTCTTATCTAGGCTATTTAACTGTTTTGAAAACTGAGCAATTATCAATGAGGTCTTCTCCTGATCCCGTAGCACATTACTTCTCAGTTCTTTTAGATAATCCGATTTGAACTCAGTATCCTCAATCAAAGTAAGTAACTTGTTGTATTGCTGAAACGTACTCTGCACTTTTGAAGCATCTCCGCCAAGGGAAGTAATCTTCTTGGTATAGATTCCTGTAATCCCCATACCTACGACCAACCAAAGAACCAACATTGATTCCGGAACGAAATCCAGAAAATAAAGCACGAATAACAACACTGAAACTCCCGAAAAAACATAGGGCAAATAGCGCATTACTTTTGGGACAAAAGACAGATAGCCCGTTAACCATTTTACAATAGTATCGGTATTACCCTCCGTTTGGGTTAGCGATGCGGTGGCAGAAAAATTCTGTCGCCATTGTGGCATTTTACCAAGTTCTTTTATAGCCTCTTGCTTCTCCTCAATATTATCGATGTTATTCGCCTTAAATAGTCCGGCAAAAGTCTCGGCACCTTGTTTTAAAGCTGTACGGTTAGCATACTGAAAAAAGGAACCTCTACCAAAAAGATCTATATCTTGACTGAAATAGTGCAAAGGGTCTTTAAATTCGTCACCTTCTGGTAAATCATGAAAATCACGATTTAATACCTTTAATTCCGTACGATTGATTTGTAATAACGCCAATAACCTATCACGCTTGTATTGTAAACCTGAATGTCTAGTCACCAAAAACAAAAAAAGAACAATAGTGACCAGCAAGACGGCCAAAACCCATTTGGTATCACCAAAGGTGAAATAAATAGCAAAACCTGCTAAAACAAATATGGCCAAACGCAACATACTGGAAGCAAAGAGCAGCTTCTTAATTTGTGAAAGTTCCTTGGTGTATTTTTCAATCTCACCATTATAAAAAGAGTGTAATTCCTGCATATATCCCACACGGGTTTTAACTAAACCGAAGAAACGATTTACGAAAGTGCATCGTACTCCGTTCTGAGCTTTTTAGTAAATTTTGAAATGACCAAATCATATGAATGATCAATAAGTTCTGTTATTAAATTTGGTGGAAGTTGGTCTAACAGAAGTGTGTTCCAATGCACTTTGCTCATATGGTAACCTGGTATGATATGGCCATCATGCTCTTCCCGTAAAGTAACCGCACTATCTGGGTCGCATTTTAAATTTACCTGAGAAGGAAGACGTTCCAAAGCACAAAGCGCGAACATTTTGCCCATAACCTTAAAAACCAATGTTTTCTCATCAAAAGGAAACGTTTCCGTTACTCCTTTCTTTGCGATACAATAGTCTCTAAATAGTTCAATGTTCATCTTATATACTCCTTATTTCACTTCTTGATTTCACTTCTTGTCAATCAATTTCTCCATAGACGACCAATGGTACCTTACCTTCATAATTGGCTTATCACCTATATCATTACCTTCAACGGTTTCAAGACGTTTGCCTCCTTGACGCTCGTAAAACCGTAGTGCGGCCTCGTTACTTTCAAGCACCCACAAATACAGTCCTGAATTGGGTTCCCTATCCTGAACTTCCTTGGCTATTAGTGACATTAGGCGTTTACCAATGCCCATGCCCTGAACATCTTTTGATACATGAAGATTATCTAACAGCGTACCAAAATCATCGTCCACGTCAAAAAAAGCACAAACAAAGCCTACTAAATCACCTCCTTTTTCTGCAACGATTACGGTCTGCCGCGATAACGGGTTCTCCAATCTATCATGCCAGATTTTTTCTCTTTCACCCAGTGCAAGTTCATCTAAATACGCATCACTAAATGCGCCTCTATAATTTTCTTGCCAACTTTTTACATGAAGACCGGCTATGGAAACGGCATCACCTAACGTAGCCGTTCTGTACGCTACCATGCGCCTTATTGGATACCCTTAGAATCGTAAACGATTACTTTCTCCCATAAATCACTAGACTCTTCAATAAATACCTTGTGCGGAGCCTCATCCTGATAATTTTGTTGCGCCTCTGCAGATTCAAAAGAAACAATCAACGAGTAGGTAAACGAACCATCTACAACATCACGGCTTGCTTTTGGGGGCATACCTATAAAGCTTGTCTTTGCGTATTTTGAATTATCTAGAAACTTCTGTAACGATTTTTCAAAAGTAGCTCTAGCCTCTTTGCTATCCGGATCCTTAAACCAAAAGTATACGGTATGGGCAAAATGGGGGTCAAATTCTCTCATGTCATTCTCTGTTTGGCCATTAGCGGTAATGGCTAGGGTTAAAAATAATATTGCAATCGTAAGTGTTCTCATAATTGATGTATTGAATTAAATATCCTAATTAATCTTCTAGCATTTCTTTTTGTTTTTCAGTGACTTCCAAAGCCGTGTAATCTAATTTCCACCCTATGGTTTCCACTATTTTCTCTATTAATAAAACGGCCTGAATAGCTTCCTTCCTTGCGGTTTGCATCAGTCCACTTTGTGGAATTTTCTCTCGTATGTGTTGCTTCGCCTCTTTGTTCAATAAAGTTAAATCTTCCGAAGAAAAAAAATTGAACATACCACTTTGAATATCGTAAAACTGAATATCAGGTTCAATAGATAGTACTTCAGGCTCGGGAAAATGGGTCAGGATAATCTTTTTATTCTCATTATCCGCTTTGATTTTTATCTTTTTTAGGTCATAACCTATATGGGCCTTGGCATTGATTACAAGCAGTGCTTTTTTCTTGCTGCTCACCAAACTCATAAACCGCTCCTTAATATTTTCGTAGCGGTAGATTTCTGCAAAATCACCCTCAACGGAAACCAGTTTGCATACACTTTCTATTTTTTCTACCAATACAGTAGATTGGTGCTTTGTGATTTCTTTACTTTTCTTCTGTCTAATAAAAGAATACACCCAATACATGAGAATAGCCCCTAGAACCAGACCTAAAAAAGTATCGAAAATATTATCCATTGTTATTTTCCTATTTCCCCTAAGTGGGTAAATTTAAATCCTTTATCATATTTGAGGCCATAACCAAAAATACGATCCATGGCAGCATGCGAAAATAAGATAATCCCAGCCAACTGCACAATCGGTTCCGAAAGATACGCCCCAATTACATAGATGACAAGAGCAATGCCCTTATGATGAAAAATATTATAGGTGATAGCTCCTTCTTTATTTCCCAAAAGATAGCCCAACATGCCAATATCCGGAGCTAATATTAAAACCACAAACCACCACCAAGCGTAAGACAA from Zobellia alginiliquefaciens includes:
- a CDS encoding MmcQ/YjbR family DNA-binding protein, producing MNIELFRDYCIAKKGVTETFPFDEKTLVFKVMGKMFALCALERLPSQVNLKCDPDSAVTLREEHDGHIIPGYHMSKVHWNTLLLDQLPPNLITELIDHSYDLVISKFTKKLRTEYDALS
- a CDS encoding DUF4230 domain-containing protein, which codes for MDNIFDTFLGLVLGAILMYWVYSFIRQKKSKEITKHQSTVLVEKIESVCKLVSVEGDFAEIYRYENIKERFMSLVSSKKKALLVINAKAHIGYDLKKIKIKADNENKKIILTHFPEPEVLSIEPDIQFYDIQSGMFNFFSSEDLTLLNKEAKQHIREKIPQSGLMQTARKEAIQAVLLIEKIVETIGWKLDYTALEVTEKQKEMLED
- a CDS encoding Hpt domain-containing protein is translated as MEDFEGYKGERPSLNYVENLVGARDLEFERKFVTLLKSEFSWDLGKYLYHIKLDEPRAAAEIVHKLKYKISVLGMEKTFIFAEEHKERLHAGDASYDEDFKQVLKKINVFLELIVVD
- a CDS encoding MutS-related protein, with amino-acid sequence MQELHSFYNGEIEKYTKELSQIKKLLFASSMLRLAIFVLAGFAIYFTFGDTKWVLAVLLVTIVLFLFLVTRHSGLQYKRDRLLALLQINRTELKVLNRDFHDLPEGDEFKDPLHYFSQDIDLFGRGSFFQYANRTALKQGAETFAGLFKANNIDNIEEKQEAIKELGKMPQWRQNFSATASLTQTEGNTDTIVKWLTGYLSFVPKVMRYLPYVFSGVSVLLFVLYFLDFVPESMLVLWLVVGMGITGIYTKKITSLGGDASKVQSTFQQYNKLLTLIEDTEFKSDYLKELRSNVLRDQEKTSLIIAQFSKQLNSLDKNNNIIYLFLGNGFFLRTLTHCYEIEKWIAKHGDFVKKWFDTIAFFDAYNSLGNFAFNHPEYTFPYINSDAVILKSTGAGHPLLNPEKSVLNDFEIDREQFFIVTGANMAGKSTFLRTVSLQIVMANVGLPLCAKQVDYSPIKLITSMRTTDSLTDDESYFFSELKRLKFIVDEIQNDRYFIVLDEILKGTNSTDKAEGSRKFVERLVASRSTGIIATHDLSLCEVADTLPQVENHYFDAEIINNELHFDYKFKDGICQNMNASFLLKKMEIVE
- a CDS encoding GNAT family N-acetyltransferase, with product MVAYRTATLGDAVSIAGLHVKSWQENYRGAFSDAYLDELALGEREKIWHDRLENPLSRQTVIVAEKGGDLVGFVCAFFDVDDDFGTLLDNLHVSKDVQGMGIGKRLMSLIAKEVQDREPNSGLYLWVLESNEAALRFYERQGGKRLETVEGNDIGDKPIMKVRYHWSSMEKLIDKK
- a CDS encoding DUF4260 domain-containing protein, with translation MSKVLKMEELVMFLFGVYLFSLLSYAWWWFVVLILAPDIGMLGYLLGNKEGAITYNIFHHKGIALVIYVIGAYLSEPIVQLAGIILFSHAAMDRIFGYGLKYDKGFKFTHLGEIGK
- a CDS encoding Dabb family protein produces the protein MRTLTIAILFLTLAITANGQTENDMREFDPHFAHTVYFWFKDPDSKEARATFEKSLQKFLDNSKYAKTSFIGMPPKASRDVVDGSFTYSLIVSFESAEAQQNYQDEAPHKVFIEESSDLWEKVIVYDSKGIQ
- a CDS encoding metal-dependent hydrolase; the encoded protein is MDSLTQIVLGAAVGEAVLGKKVGNKAALYGAIAGTIPDLDIVARYFFDTVTATEMHRGFSHSIFFSILFAPLFGWLISKIERKSEATFKDWSLLMFWGMFTHPILDAFTTWGTQLFWPFKTRLAFQSIFVIDPLYTLPFLIFLIMAMCQKRTSPKRKRYNRLGLTVSTAYLATTLILKWFAFQEFSASLEKHGIAHENIDTRSTPFNSVLWTANVDTEKAYLIGNYSFYDTKEIEYTSYPKNHQLLGDLKSDKKIQRLIDITEGWYTITQKEGKLYFNDLRFGLISMDPNETRFTFSYELQPTENGLSVREMPKYSRDAKKLLAALWERIWGN
- a CDS encoding DUF4407 domain-containing protein — protein: MVQQFFILCSGADTAILKTCSQGEQNKYAGIGATVFFTALMAFIASSYALYTVFDNAYTAIFFGLIWGLLIFNLDRFIVSTIKKRDKFGNELLQALPRLILAVIIAVVISKPLEMKIFEKEINQVLLEQKNKMTLANKNQLALQYTPAIEKLNTDITSLKNEITAKQAETDALYSTYITEAEGTSGTFKLGKGPVYEEKRQKHDAALAELNTLKETNAQKISEIESQILDLNTEYTDVVKDSQPVIDGFDGLMARINALNELPWWPSFFIFLLFLAIETSPIIAKLLSPKGTYDVKLEEEESMVNTWALQKIQQREQLLLADTSLNEKIYNEIKREEEVYAYKKKKAEELLKLQADAFRDLQVKQL